The genomic region AAGCAATATCATTAACCAGTTTAATTGGTATAACtatgatttgtttaacaatgtATTCATTATAACAAGCATAATGGATAAATCAACTTAACTGTATAAATACAATACTATGTGCAGCTACAGATAGATGGATGAGTATATACAAGTACCCACTGATGGACTTCACCATGTAATCTGTAATCATAAggtaaaatagaaaataataataaccatATGCACTTCCTTACATGGGCAATGAATTAAATTGCAAGTATATCATTTCTATGAATAAACAGCACCGCCATATCGCTAAAAGTGAGACAACATGACCAATGAACTCTTCTTGTCTACAGAAGTCGTCGAGAAATTCTGCTCTGCAACACAGTTGCTCTCGTTACAGATTATGCCATTTTCATTCCTTGCCACTGTCATAGTAACGATATAGGATAGACCCATGACATGTCGcacatttatatatgtatatatacgtGTTATCACATAACCAGCACCAGCCTATCAACGACACTGTTCCTCACTTCTCCTCCCACATCTCCGCAGTCAGCTCATCCAGAATTGCGAACTCATTTTTTGGACCCTCTATTGTACAGGAACAACCCGATTTCATCCGCATATAGTCTATTCTATAGGGTTCAGTCACATTAAAATTCTTAACTATAGCATAGGTGTAAGTGAAGGTCTGTTGGCATTTTGATATCCATTTTGAATGGTCGATAAAGTTACACCGATGATTTCGAATATCAGGAGCACAGGTCGTCTCGTAAAACTTTTGAATAGTGTGTCTGTCTCTAAACAGTTGCAGCAACTGTCCGTCTTTTGATAGGCCTCCAAGAGGGGCAATGGCACGAGTCACGGTTGGACAGCACTCGCTCGGTGTGTTAAAACCGCTCACCAAAAGTCTGTCATCTGAGAACGCTGGTCGTTTTTGCCTTGACTGAAAACTAAATTTACAAGCCATGGTTATTATTGACATTAATTCAGTTACTGCCATGCAGATATCATAACAATATGACCAAGGTGCTATAACATCCTAAAACTGATTATCATCTGACAGCAAATGGCTCGTCTTTTTGTATAGAGATGAACAGtaacttttaaacaattgttccaggaaattttgtttaaatatattaacaatgcTTAAATGGAAAAGAGAACATTGCTTCTACAAATATAGAAAATCGGGGTgttaatttgaaagttaaacaATGTAGAGCATATTTACCTTGGGTCCATCAAAAGGTTTGTGAGAATAGAAGAGTCACTGTTTTTGGCAACATGAAATCCTAGCGTCTGCTTTATGTACAACAGTAGACATATCACCATCTGCaaacatattgtaaattttGGTGATAATGCATGTACATTTGAGTTCCATTAAATGCTGTATTTTGCCTCTAAACGGTTTATTGTTGAATTTTCTACTACTAGGCTTGTATTGTACTTTCCATTGAATTATAAGGTATAACTTTATGTGTGAATATGACGTTCCATGAGATTCATGTATTATATGAAATGTTAACATGCGGCTGATAGTTCTAGAAATCTTTGGACAAGACAAGGTTGAGGCAATTTTTcacttatatttgttacataaagtaTACAATAAATTGGTATCTAACCTTTGTATCCAGAACACTTACATTGTATTCTAGACAATGTGTATAAGTTTTGCAAGTTCACTTACCCATAAATATTCAGTAAAAGGCATTTCTGTTTTTGTCCACACGATATCAAGCACTAAGCATCATACCTGCAATACACCAATacaatatatgattatttaGTTAATGTTGTAACAAATACACAAACTGCTGGTATTCGAACACTTCTGGATACTTATGATTCAGATCATGTAAAACAGCTTGGTCAGATTTACCCTTAAAGTGATTAGACAACAGATGGTCCGAAAATCGGCAAATGCAGTATCTCCTCAAAACAATACGAGCTACTTTAATGCCGATATTACATCACTTTACatcattaaaagaatattttgtcactttctCAGCTGTGTTTACCTTTTTAAAATAGAGCATAATGGTTTCTCAGTTTATAGTGTGCATTATTAGCATGGGAAAGTCACTAGATTAATACAGATACTTATACCGACGCTAATTATAAATatactgggatttacgtgttAGACAAACTCAGTAAATTTGGAATTGGAAACATACGCAAAAACTTCTAATGATAaatgtcgtaagcgatgtggtACATCAGTACtcaagattcaatgcgttgcaCACAGCGATGTCAATTATATGTtagtttttgacaagttttcTTATTTTCTAGTAATGACATCATTTGGTGTCTTGTCCTTTTAAAACCATCGAGGATGCTACGCTCATGTTTTGTGTTGAATTAAAgctcataatttaaaataaataa from Mya arenaria isolate MELC-2E11 chromosome 3, ASM2691426v1 harbors:
- the LOC128225863 gene encoding uncharacterized protein LOC128225863 yields the protein MPFTEYLWMVICLLLYIKQTLGFHVAKNSDSSILTNLLMDPSFQSRQKRPAFSDDRLLVSGFNTPSECCPTVTRAIAPLGGLSKDGQLLQLFRDRHTIQKFYETTCAPDIRNHRCNFIDHSKWISKCQQTFTYTYAIVKNFNVTEPYRIDYMRMKSGCSCTIEGPKNEFAILDELTAEMWEEK